caaagacatggcggttggaaccaaaaaaacacaaatttggactcatcagaccaaaggacagatttccaccagtctaatgtttaTTGcccttgtttcttggcccaagcaagtctcttcttattattggtgtcccttagtaatggtttctttgcacgAATtcaaagcatttattttggctacaTGCTGAGGTGCAgttactctaatgaacttatcctctgcagcaggggtaactctgggacttccctccctttcctgtagcggttctcatgagagccagtttcatcatagcgcttgatggtttttgcgactgcacttgaagaaactttcgaagttcttgaaattttccgcattgacagaccttcatgtcttaaagtaatgatggcctgtcgtttctctttgcttatttgagatgttcttgccataatatggactttcaccaaatagggctatcttctgtataccacccctaccttgtcacaacacaactgattggctcaaacacattgtGGAGGAAAGAAATTCTGCAAAATAACTTTTAACcaggcacacctgctaattgaaatgcattccaggtgactacctcatgaagctggttgagagaatgctaagagtgtgcaaagttgtcatcaagccaaaggatggctactttgaagaatctcaaatataaaattataatttgatttgtttaacaattttttggttactacattactttcatagttttgatgtcttcactattgttctaaaataaagaaaatagtaaaaacaaataaaaacctttgaatgagtaggtgtggccaaacttcttactggtactctatatataAAAACAAATGATTTAAAAACATACTTATTTAACATTGCACACATTCCTCTCTGAATGAGATGAGACATTGTGACATAATGTCATAATAATGTCAATTAAATGATCCCAGTTGGACATGGGATAAATTGTACAAATATAAATGAACATTCATGCATTATCCATACCACCAACACTTAAAGTTGTGTACTATATCAACCTCTCACTGCTCCACTGGGGCAGACAGTTGTTAACCTTACTGATTTTTCATGTATTTTCAATATAATAATTTATTTCACACCTGTGTTAAGGCACAGTAGTGTGCATCCAGTGAACACCAATGTCCAGCTACAGTCAGAATACTCTTGAACATTCCTCTGGCTCGAAGTTGAGGGCTTGAGAGGGGCTTATGGCCTTGGACTCTGCACGATGAAAGAAATATGTGTTTTCGCCATTCAGAGATCAACAGAGCAGCTGCGTTGAGTCAATTATCAGATTATAGTAAAAGCTATGCAATATAAGGCTATGCATAATTTTTAAGGTGGAATGTGTATAGTTTTGGAGTAAGTGTATTCGTCTATTTTGTGCATCTTTAGGGATTACTTGGTGTGCTCACTGTTCTATGACTTAATAGAATGGATTTCAGGTTTTCTATGAGATATGTGCTGTACACGACTTGACTGTGACACATGGAAGCAAAATCAATCAATAAAAAGTATTCGCACTCGTCAGGCTTTGTCACATGTACTGCTACAGAGAGGGGCCCTGGGTTCcctccatattttttttattttttttacctgaaCCCATGCATCATTGACTCAAAGATTGAGTATTAAAAAAAGATTAGCTAATTCCTCGTGAAGCCCCTTCTGGCACCAAGTGATCTCCCAGGCAAGCCCAGGCATAGGCTGCTGGAGAAGTTTGGAATTTGTGTCTTGGAGGAAATGATAAAAGGGTGTTCAAATCAAGAGATATACATTTTCataatctcctctctctcgtaGTCATGGGTTTTTTATCATCTCAGTCAAGAGGGTCGGTCACATTGTACAACTGAACCGGCACACTTTTTGATTGTGTTTGTAATAAAGTTTTGTTTAACGTTATGAATTGAACGTCTTCTATCCAATATAGATAACCAATATAGATATGATGATGGCATTACACGTTGGTGTAGTAGCTAAAGACGAGCGAAGCTAAGGGACATAGCTCTTAACTGAAACAACACTGTAACTTGTCTAGACATTGAACCCCTTAGAGATTCGGGGGGGGGTTCTAAACAATTGTCTGTAGTTGTTTTCTCTAGTTCCACCTCTCCTGCTGAAACAGTAAACAGGTGTGACTGTTCGACGTCTCCCTTCAATCCCTCCATGGACGcttctaaaatggcaccctattccctatgcagtgcattacttttgaccagagccttatgggccctggtcaaaagtagtgcgctttaaagggaatagggtgctatttgagacacaGGCTATATGAAACCTCCTGCAACAGCAGCTGACGTGACTGGCCTGTCTAAGAGGAGTCTCAACAGAAGTTATTGAGTTAGTCAGCTCTACCCCTTCTGTACACTCAATTGGCCTGGGAGGAGAACGTTTGTTTTCCCCCCAGATCTATACAGCTGGTTGAACCTGAGAACAAACAGTGATGGTGTGTGATAGGGAATGGCCTGCACAATGCAtatgacaggcaggcagggaggggctTTATTGGAGaagtatgtagggaggactgagGAGGAATCAGGATGAGGTGTGTTCAGGTGGGATGTTCTAGGGCTGGAGCTGGGCTGGGGCTGTTCAGGTGACTTTCAAAGCTGAGCTAGgctggggctggactgggctcaggctggggctgggatgggctgaggctggggcaagGTTCGGGCTGAGCTGGTGCTGGGGCTGGCAGGGAGAcgccacacacacagaacaggccTGTATGGAGCCATCACTGGGTGTGCAGACAGACAGCTGGTATTCATATCACAGGGTGCTGGTCTGCAGGGCCCTCGCACGGCACCGATTCTGTTTCACTAGATTTAATGAATCCCATTCACTGAATCATGCGATATGGAATTGGCAACAGGGCAGAGCGGTGACTGCACGCTCATGTCTTCCAGCTCCAGAAAATAAGTCATTCATTTTAGCTTCGACACAATGGACTGCTAACTACCTACCTCCCTTCCCCCAGTTCCTGGAAATATAGCAGCTAGAAACAGTGAATAGAGATGTTGTCGACAACTGGCCTAAAATACACCTGGATCTTTTCCAAAGTAACAAAGAACAGGGGAATCTGCAGTTGCAGCTGTACATCCCTCTGGGCCAGGGGGGTAAGCCCCCTCTTCTACAGTAATAGCCCTGCAGCTGTGTCTGAGATACCAGGGGTATTGaggatttaccccagtgttttacccgaAAGGATCCAACCTTTCTGTTTCCATCTACGCGGGCCGGCACCCATGTCTCACTGGGCCTTGGCTCCAGCGGACCTGCTCTGACTTGGAGCCAAGGCAAGGCCGTGGCTACTGTTCTGCTAGGATTAACATATCAATGGCTAACTGTGAACTTTAACACCTTCACACAAAGCAACAGTCTTGAATGCTGCAGAGGTTGTTGGTTCTTCTCGCCACAAGTCTGTAGTGTCACACTCTGGATTGAAACACAATAACACTAGTGCCTGCATTAACACAAAACACTGGCGGCCCACTCATttgcaggccgtcattgtaaataagaatttgttcttagctgacttgcctagttaaataaaggttaaatacaaaataaatcaaataaaaattggAAAAGCACTAGGTGCCCTGGGTCACTCTTTGTTCACTCCTCTGATGacacccctgtgtgtgtgcgtgtgtgtgtgcgtgtgtgtgtttgtgtgtgtctgtgtctgtatgatCTTTCAGACATCCGGGAGACAGCGTTTGTGTACGCCATCACGGCGGCTGGGGTGACCCACGCGGTAACGCAGGCCTGCAGTATGGGGGAGCTGCTGCAGTGTGGCTGTGAGGCGACCAGGAGCAGGGCTCCCCCCCGGCCTGCCTccttctccaccaccacctctgtcGAAGGAGTCAAGTGGGAGTGGGGCGGCTGCGGAGACGACGTGGAGTTTGGCTACGAGAAGTCCAAGCAGTTCATGGATGCCAAGAGGAAAAAGGGCAAGAGTGACATCAGGACGTTGATCGATCTCCACAACAACGAAGCAGGACGACTGGTAGAGTGaaacttacattttttaaataacggATGATACAGTCCCACTCCTTTCGTATTTCTTCATGCTTTATTACAGTGGATATATATAGGTAGGAAAGAACAGTGGGTCGTATTCGAACCCATCCTTGCAGTTGCACAATGTTAATGTGCCCCAGAGGCAGTAGCTTATGGAGCACTAGACCACCCCAAGCGGTGAGCTAACTTTTTTATCATTCACTCCAAACACACTTAATCTCATATGTTTTACTTGACCTGTGCTGATATAAGCAGAAGTACAGGAAATTATACTTCAGAAATGTTTTAGATTATGTTCACCTGAtgcttactttttttttttttaacaatggtGAAAATTAGGTTCAGATGCTGAAAGTCTTAATTGTCTAGCTGAATGTTCCTCCTTTCATCCAATGCATCATCCAAGACAGCCTCTAGCCATAGTTGGACTCTAAACTTCGAAGTCACCGACCtcctagccatcgctgatccactttccattttccattggttttgtcttgtcttccatcacacctggttccaattccatcaattacatgttgtgtatttaaccctctgttcccccccatgtccttgtcggtaATTGTTTCTTGTAGTGCTTATGCGCGGTATGCTGGTATTTaccgggttttgtttgacccatttattgtattgttctgttgacggtggtttatggatattaaacaacaccgttgtaaatcagttttcGCTCACCTGcccctgacttctctgccgccagtacgcaccaCACTACAATAGTTCTATAACACTGTAAACTGATAGTTGAACAAAAATCATGTTTCTGAACAAGGAAACAAGTGTGTGCCACACAGTTTGTTTTCAAACCTTTAAGCCAAGTAGCTGCTAATATTTCTCCTTATAAAACTGTGATTTTTTTCCAGCTCTTCATGAAGGACTAAGTACATGTATATAGACAAAGTGAAATATTGAAATACAATGACTTTCTTgttgacagggagagaggaacatTGCAACATTGATCCCATAGTATTTTTTCAGCTATGGtggcaagggtgtgtgtgtgtggggggtgcatTGCTACTAGCCTTAGTGCAAGAacatgctagctgttcccatatacttccagtcattgaacaaacaactattgatttaaaaGTGAGTCTCGGCAGAAGCGGTGGAAAGAATTTAGCAGCGGTGGTCCATCgctgctaaatgaatataggggaaacactgactcAGTTTGGAGGTTGTCTGCTCTTTTGAGAAGGTAATTACAGGTTATTACTCTGAATTTCCTGGGACTTGCTCACCCTTGTCAGTATTGCTTCATCACAGTATGTTACACTGTCACACAAGCCAAAACCTTTCCAAGGGGTCAGAGACAGGTAAATGGGGAGGAGTGGCTGTGTAGTTGGGCCAATTATAGTCTCAGGAGGACATCTTTGGAAAAATAACATACAAGAAGCAAAGGGAGCCCAAATGTAGAAACAACAATGTGATCTTAAAGAGCTACTGAGAGGTTAGAGCAGTGCATGCAGCCAGGGTTAATTAGCACAAGTATAACTGAatgatctctgttctgttctgttgtcaaGGTCTGGGAGCTCTGTGAAGGCCAGAGGCAGGAGGGGGAGGGTAAATTCCTTCTGTATGGTGTCTGCTTTTATCTCACCTATCTATCTCTGTGTCTTAACTACAGGCGGTGAGGAATTATATGAGGACTGAATGTAAATGTCATGGCCTGTCCGGGTCTTGCACACTCCGAACCTGTTGGAAAAAGATGCCTCACTTTCGGGAGGTGGGTGATCGCCTGCTGGAGAGGTTTAATGGAGCTTCCAAGGTGATGGGAGGCAACGATGGCAAGACCCTGATTCCTGTGGGCCAGAACATCAAGCCTCCGGACAAACAGGACCTGATCTACTCGGCCGAATCGCCCGACTTCTGCTCACCCAACAGGAAGACAGGCTCGCTGGGCACGCGGGGCCGCATGTGCAACAGCACAGCCATGGACGTGAGCGGCTGTGACCTGCTGTGCTGTGAGCGTGGCTACCGAGATGAGACGGTAGTGTTCGAGGAGAACTGTCTCTGCCGCTTCCACTGGTGCTGCGTGGTGCAGTGTAAGAAGTGCTCGGTGAGGAAAGAGCTCAGTCTCTGTCACTAGCATTACCACAGAGGAACTTGGTTGGTTTCAGGCCTCTTCAGCCTCACAGGAATGATGCACTGAGATCAGGCTCCCACAGTTCACTTCAGGAGCACGCTGAAAGATGAATGTCTTATCTAGGATCATCTTGGACAGACAGCTGGAGGAACTCTCCTCTCAAGCTGTAGAACGGTCCAGAATGGCCACTACTTCAGTGCTCACCACATAGAGCTCTATGACCCTGAACTTAGGCTCTTTTTAAAAGTTACATTTCAGCTCCCAGAACTTTCTAGAGCAGAATGCTGGGTCCCATGTCATATAAGACAATCAGAAAGTTTGGTACTATTCTCAGTCATCTGTACAGAGCTGTTAGCCTctaaagcagtggttcccaaacacgTTTGCACAGTGAACCACCCACCACAGGTCTTTAGAATTAGCCATTGACCCAGAAAATAGCATAACAACTGTTTCTAGCCTCAAACCCAATGCTAGGACCCACTAAGAACATGGGGCCTACAACCCACCATTAGGGAAAAACTTTGCATCGTCAGTTAACCATGTATCTACGAGGGGTGACTATTGTAAAGAAAACATAATGACTTGTGCATGTGGAAAATACAGTCATGGTGATAAAATATTTTCCTATGTAACATAAATGTCCTTCATGTGAAAGGTAAATGGACATGCTCAACATGGAATACAGGTTTTTTGTATCTAgcacaaaatgtataaaaaaggGAAATGTGGGGTTGTGTTTTTGGAAGACGAACCGAACCCCATCTTGTTTCATGGTGAGGAGCTGAACTGACATCCGAGACtattatttatgaacatttttaTGACAAGACTACTCATAGTGATAAGGTGAGGAACGTGCCTACCGTCTCTCTGAAAAGCACTTTGGATGTTGGAGCTATCTATGTAAGCCATTTGTTACATTTCTGGTTTTGTTTGTTTGAGTAGTTTGCAAATGGAAAAAtatgttcagatttttttttcttttctttgttGTATGGTGCAGTATCGAGAAAGTATGATATTATGTTTATCTGTTTAACATAAAGGGCTTTTGTAATGCACTTTCAATTAAAGCATTTGTTACGTTAAGCTTTGTTAGGTATAGTCATGTTGTGCAGAATAGCCAGTCACAATCACATACAATGCTGACAATGAATCCATACATTGGTCTCTTTGATAAGTCAACTTGCTGAAGTGAGTTGGGAGTTAGAAAGACCATTTATTTTTACTCTCTCCCTAAATTCTTTAGAATAGGCAAATAAGATCTccttgcttgttttttttttttttgggggggtgaataaaACATTCACTGTGATTAATAATAATAACGATTCCTCATGAGTTGTGTTGGTACCCAAACACGCTGTACATTTTCTGTTGATGTGCATAGCTATAAGTTATTGAAATGTACTGTGTCGTACCCTTCTTTTAGAGTACGTTTTTTTGTTGCTACTTACCTTTCAGGGATCTGTAAGACAAGAAACCATTGgcaaaacaaagagagagtaCGATGAGAGATCACATCGCTATAAtttattgccaatataccatggtTTATGACCAGATGATTTCTGGCCAGAGTTCATAGTTCATATTGTTACCATGACAGTGACTACACACTGCACAGGATCACTCTATTCTCAGAGCTACTAGCTCTATCTGTGGAATCAGCAACATTTTGTGTTTAATTTAATCTAAATACAGTTTTTGTACAAAAAGAATATCACTTTAAGGGAGAAAGACTTGGTAAAACTGAACTATTCTGACTGAGATTTACTAAAATATTAGGCATTCTTTACATACAGTTATGTTTAGCAGTAGAAATGGTCACTTTACCATGTTATTAAGTTTGGGTTGTAGTCGACCAAATTATGAAATCAGACCAAATGTGACATTTCATATGTGAGATATATGCATGACTAAGCAAGGTCTTGGCCTATCCATTCCCCATAGAACAACTTTTGGACTTGTTGGGCTGCCAGGAGCGTTTTACtgttactgtatgtatgtttAAACAGCCCTTGTCAAAATGGAAGAAGGTTGTTTTGTTGCTTTCTGGATTCAAAGCAAGACACAAGTTTAGAAAACAGGATTTTGTCATGGAATGTTGAATGATTTAAAGATCATTCCCCAGCATTTGTTTGGATTCTTAGACATCATTTTGACATTCTCATACTTAGTTGTTCATTGATTAAACTTGTATTATTCTACAAAGTTCATTTCATGTCCATTTAGTTACTTTCCAGTTACAGTATTTATATAAATTTAAATAAATTGGCAATTGAGTTTCTGCATTTACTATACAAATAAAAAGTAAACTGTTCACTCTAGttttcatttatttgtattttttgttttctGGTCTGTGTAGCAATGAattcaaatgtctttttttttgtctCGTTTTAGTGCCTTTTTTTGTTAGACCAAGACAAAGCAGAGATTTGAATGCATAACCCTTTATAAACGAGTAGATTTATAGAAACGTATGTCACTTTTGCCTTCCGTTGACCTTCAACACATTGTGTCAGTGTTATTCATATTAATTGTCTTCATGctgggtcagggtggatggtttCACCTCACTCCCTTCCAATGACCATTCTGGAAGATATATTTCTGGAAGATACTGTATATTTTCAACACTTCTGCTTCCCccaacaaaaaaatgtgttgttttgagTTATttatgatgtaaaaaaaaaaaaaaaaatcctgctgTATTAGTTTGAGCCTTGCAAGTTGACACAAGTTCATTTTTTCCAGGAATTCACGTTTCAGTGGAGCCAGCAGTGTTTAACACAGAGGTAGGCCACAGACAGGGAAAGCGCTAGGAGCGCTCTCTCCTCGAGCTGCCACGGTTCAGCGTCGGTAGAGCCAGAGGAACTGCATAGACAGTGGATAGATTTATAGAAGCCCTGGTATTAATGTggctgcctctctgcctgcctgccgtcttTCAATGGAGAGGTGTACTTTTCCACGTCTCCCCCTGAACAGTGCCCTGAGGAATGTGGTGTATTCGGATATGTGTCTGCCTTTGCCCGTTGATTGTAAAACACACAGAGACGTTAATGAAGGCCTGCCACTCTATGTGGCTATATGTCATGAGGCAGACACATTTCCTTGGATCAATCAGACCAATATGACTCCTCCTGGGGTAATGTCTGACTATCATAAGGGCAATGATGAATGAACTCCCGGTGGTCTAGTCACTGAGCTTAGAGGTTCTCATTAAAGGTGCATATTCTAGATACTGGAACGTTTGgcaatgtcccaaatggcaacctattccctatttacagccctacttttgaccaggggccacacagctctggtcaaaagtaatgcagtaaatggggaatagggtgcgataTGGGATGAAGGTTTGTCACAGAGTGTAACTGTTGACATGAGAACAACTTAGATGACTTAGATGTGAATCTCTTCTTGCTTGCTCCTTTCCTTGGGGAGATCGTTCTCTGTTGTCAGTCAGCTTGAATCTTGACCAGGAACAAAGGAGAGAGTAAGAGCAAGAGTAACTGTCACAGGTAATATAACACCCATAATGTTCTGTGAACCTCTCTTGATCTTCACCGAGACGCTCTCGACTCCATTCCCAAGCGTTGTGTGAGGCTTGATCTGATCGTAATCAGTCTAATTATAACCCACATAGTGTAAAACCTCTGTTCTAGTCATGTGTGAGCACAGTGTTTGGATGAAGCAATGATATTTACGAGAGAGACATGCCGCTGGAGCTGGAAGTTCAGCTGTTGTCTGCCTGGTGGACTGACTGAGAGGGGCCCACCGAGGTAGGTGGCAATACAGTACTTGAGTAACGCAATTACCTTCAGTGTATCATTACTTTGTCCGGGAGGAACTCTCTATGTAGTACAAGTAGACCTTGTTATCCTTCACGGTGAACAAAAAAAATTGCTGCTTGGTCGGGGAGTGATTGAGGAACCTGCTGTTTGAGGTTGACTTGGCAATTCCAGTTCAACAGAAAACAGGCTTCAGGACA
This portion of the Oncorhynchus tshawytscha isolate Ot180627B linkage group LG26, Otsh_v2.0, whole genome shotgun sequence genome encodes:
- the LOC112225157 gene encoding protein Wnt-6 isoform X1, encoding MTILLSRTQLALFFILLCPVNIIGLWWAVGSPLVMDPNSICRKTKRLAGKQAELCQTQPEIVHEVAKGAKLGVRECQYQFRFRRWNCTSQNKYFGKILQQDIRETAFVYAITAAGVTHAVTQACSMGELLQCGCEATRSRAPPRPASFSTTTSVEGVKWEWGGCGDDVEFGYEKSKQFMDAKRKKGKSDIRTLIDLHNNEAGRLAVRNYMRTECKCHGLSGSCTLRTCWKKMPHFREVGDRLLERFNGASKVMGGNDGKTLIPVGQNIKPPDKQDLIYSAESPDFCSPNRKTGSLGTRGRMCNSTAMDVSGCDLLCCERGYRDETVVFEENCLCRFHWCCVVQCKKCSVRKELSLCH
- the LOC112225157 gene encoding protein Wnt-6 isoform X2, which translates into the protein MWCQVTKLPDRRTHSFKCSATSRAVGSPLVMDPNSICRKTKRLAGKQAELCQTQPEIVHEVAKGAKLGVRECQYQFRFRRWNCTSQNKYFGKILQQDIRETAFVYAITAAGVTHAVTQACSMGELLQCGCEATRSRAPPRPASFSTTTSVEGVKWEWGGCGDDVEFGYEKSKQFMDAKRKKGKSDIRTLIDLHNNEAGRLAVRNYMRTECKCHGLSGSCTLRTCWKKMPHFREVGDRLLERFNGASKVMGGNDGKTLIPVGQNIKPPDKQDLIYSAESPDFCSPNRKTGSLGTRGRMCNSTAMDVSGCDLLCCERGYRDETVVFEENCLCRFHWCCVVQCKKCSVRKELSLCH